From uncultured Methanobrevibacter sp., a single genomic window includes:
- the iorA gene encoding indolepyruvate ferredoxin oxidoreductase subunit alpha produces MNLKELVTGESGDKQFLLGNEAAVRGVIEAGVSIAATYPGTPSSEIGNVLSVLAKDANIYFEFSTNEKVAMEVAATAAASGLRSFTFMKHVGMNVAADSFMTTAYSGVNGGMVILSADDPSLFSSQNEQDTRNYARLANVPILEPSNCQEVKDMVKYAFDLSEQINLPVIVRTTTRVSHMRGVVEFGDVKDNSSNNENHWKRGHFNKDPSKYVPVPAFAGDMHVRLWDKIHKLEEETNKSEFNKEIDFADDKKYGLIASSSAYNYAHDVVKFNNLDVDILKLGFSYPFPQEKVAEFLEGIDEVFIVEEVDPIMERETLATIGAKNLNVSVHGKLDGTFPLYHEFNSDVVANGLNKILNFSDNIDLKFSSSLEKLQEDIPNRAPVLCAGCPHRAMYYGINKAIEELGLQTSDVVFASDIGCYTLGINPPYNAADYLLSMGSSVGDGCGFSVSTDQKVASFIGDSTFFHSGVSPLINAVHNKHNFVLTVLDNRITAMTGGQPNPGIPVDGMGDDAPEVSIRKLALACGCDYVRVINPFNLEQVVKTYVEAFQRDDTAVIISKAPCTLIKGLTKKPPVNLIEKNCNNCDKCVSELACPAISKINGKIVIDKAQCDGCNVCIQVCKYGALEAGR; encoded by the coding sequence ATGAATTTAAAAGAATTAGTCACAGGAGAATCTGGTGATAAACAATTTTTACTAGGTAATGAAGCTGCTGTAAGAGGTGTTATAGAAGCAGGCGTTTCTATTGCAGCTACATATCCAGGTACTCCTTCTTCAGAAATTGGAAATGTATTATCAGTATTGGCAAAAGATGCTAATATTTATTTTGAATTTTCTACTAATGAAAAGGTAGCGATGGAGGTTGCAGCAACTGCCGCCGCTTCAGGTCTCAGGTCATTCACATTCATGAAGCATGTGGGTATGAATGTTGCGGCAGATTCATTCATGACAACTGCATATTCAGGCGTAAATGGTGGAATGGTTATTTTATCCGCTGATGATCCTTCATTGTTTTCATCTCAAAACGAGCAGGACACCCGTAACTATGCAAGATTAGCCAATGTGCCTATTTTGGAACCGTCAAACTGTCAGGAAGTAAAAGATATGGTAAAATACGCATTTGATTTATCTGAACAAATCAATTTGCCTGTAATTGTTAGAACAACAACCCGTGTATCTCACATGAGGGGAGTTGTTGAATTTGGGGATGTTAAAGATAACTCCTCAAACAATGAAAACCATTGGAAAAGAGGTCACTTCAATAAAGACCCTTCAAAATATGTTCCTGTTCCTGCTTTTGCAGGAGATATGCATGTAAGACTATGGGATAAGATTCACAAACTTGAAGAAGAAACCAATAAAAGTGAATTTAACAAAGAAATTGATTTTGCTGATGATAAAAAATATGGTTTAATCGCTTCAAGCAGTGCATATAACTATGCTCATGATGTTGTCAAATTCAACAATCTGGATGTTGACATTTTAAAATTAGGATTTTCATATCCGTTCCCGCAGGAAAAGGTCGCTGAATTTTTAGAAGGCATTGACGAAGTATTCATTGTTGAAGAAGTTGACCCGATTATGGAAAGGGAAACTTTAGCTACCATAGGTGCTAAAAACTTAAATGTTTCTGTTCACGGTAAGTTAGATGGAACATTCCCGCTTTATCATGAATTCAATTCTGATGTTGTTGCAAACGGTTTAAATAAAATATTGAATTTCTCTGATAATATTGATCTCAAATTTTCATCAAGTTTGGAAAAATTACAGGAGGATATTCCAAACAGAGCTCCGGTTTTATGTGCAGGATGTCCTCACAGAGCGATGTATTATGGAATAAACAAAGCTATTGAAGAATTAGGTTTACAAACTTCAGATGTGGTATTCGCTTCAGATATAGGATGTTATACATTAGGTATCAACCCGCCTTATAACGCTGCAGATTATCTTCTGTCAATGGGTTCAAGCGTAGGGGACGGTTGCGGATTTTCAGTATCAACTGACCAAAAAGTTGCAAGCTTTATCGGTGATTCAACATTTTTCCACAGCGGTGTTTCACCATTGATTAATGCAGTTCACAACAAACATAACTTTGTCCTGACTGTTTTGGACAACAGAATTACAGCAATGACTGGCGGTCAGCCAAATCCGGGTATTCCTGTTGATGGAATGGGGGATGATGCTCCTGAAGTTTCCATTCGTAAATTAGCTCTTGCTTGCGGATGTGATTATGTACGTGTAATCAACCCATTTAATCTGGAACAGGTTGTTAAAACTTATGTTGAAGCATTCCAAAGAGATGATACAGCAGTTATTATTTCTAAAGCTCCATGTACATTAATTAAAGGTTTAACCAAAAAACCACCAGTTAATTTAATTGAAAAGAATTGTAATAATTGTGACAAATGTGTCAGTGAACTGGCATGTCCTGCTATTTCAAAAATCAATGGAAAAATTGTTATTGATAAAGCACAATGTGACGGATGCAATGTATGTATTCAGGTCTGTAAATATGGTGCACTAGAGGCAGGTAGGTGA
- a CDS encoding YhgE/Pip domain-containing protein: MGSKDIGNIIEIMKNDFKSVFSNPIVTLVLIGIIILPSLYALLNIQACWDPYGNTGNVEFAIANLDNGSSFEGANINVGNELVKDLKKNDKFKWTFVTEDELRDGVHSGRYYAGIVIPKNLTENVVSIAGDDPKQAELEYVVNVKSNPVATKLTDTGANTVYTTLNAKIIQIINLAAYGKLGELQEGLAAGAGQLASGGGQLQAGAAQVSSGASQVSSGVSQVQDGASQVKDGASQVQQGKSAVQQGASQVKQGSSAVQQGASQVQKGSEELDSAVDPSLIPDGPVKEYIDSSSELAKGSGKVADGSSQVAQGASDVADGSSQLADGSSKVAGGASALADGSVQLAEGSLSLAAGAELLGNSAAQALFTAAGSLGATANQLSAITGINETLLGDYFFSPVKLDRNEVFSVPDYGSNVAPFYIVLSMWVGALITCVMMEPKSSIGTKYSPFEMYSGKLLIYIVMSILQACVTIIGAHLLGVYIDNYPLFIFSSILVSAVFMILIYSVISAIGTVGKGAIVVLLVLQISATGGIYPIEIMHKFFQTLYPYMPMTYAIKLIREAQLGVVWSNYWPALAILLAIGILTVIVAIAIKEKADKNSKYFEEKLEESGLF; encoded by the coding sequence ATGGGTAGTAAAGATATAGGCAATATTATCGAGATAATGAAAAATGATTTCAAATCAGTATTTTCAAACCCTATTGTAACCCTTGTTTTAATTGGAATAATTATTCTCCCATCCCTTTATGCTCTTTTAAACATACAGGCATGTTGGGACCCTTATGGAAATACGGGAAACGTGGAATTTGCAATTGCCAATTTGGACAATGGTTCATCTTTTGAGGGTGCGAACATAAATGTTGGAAATGAACTTGTTAAAGATTTGAAGAAGAATGACAAATTCAAATGGACATTTGTCACAGAAGACGAACTGCGAGATGGAGTGCATAGCGGGCGGTATTATGCAGGCATAGTAATACCCAAAAATTTGACGGAAAACGTTGTTTCGATTGCAGGAGATGACCCGAAACAGGCAGAATTGGAATATGTCGTAAATGTTAAATCCAACCCTGTAGCTACCAAATTGACAGATACCGGTGCAAATACTGTTTATACAACACTTAACGCAAAAATTATCCAAATTATTAACCTTGCAGCATATGGAAAACTTGGAGAATTACAGGAAGGTCTTGCAGCGGGTGCAGGCCAATTGGCCAGTGGTGGAGGCCAACTTCAAGCTGGTGCTGCGCAGGTTTCATCAGGTGCAAGTCAGGTTTCATCAGGAGTTAGCCAGGTTCAGGATGGAGCCAGTCAAGTTAAAGACGGTGCAAGCCAAGTACAACAGGGAAAAAGTGCAGTTCAGCAAGGTGCAAGCCAAGTAAAACAAGGTTCCAGTGCAGTTCAGCAAGGTGCAAGCCAAGTTCAAAAAGGTTCTGAAGAATTAGACTCAGCGGTAGATCCATCATTAATTCCAGACGGACCTGTAAAAGAATATATTGACAGCAGTTCTGAACTTGCAAAGGGAAGCGGTAAAGTAGCTGATGGGTCAAGTCAAGTTGCACAAGGTGCCAGTGATGTAGCAGACGGTTCATCACAATTAGCTGATGGGTCAAGCAAAGTTGCTGGAGGAGCCAGTGCTCTGGCAGACGGTTCAGTGCAATTAGCTGAAGGTTCATTAAGTCTTGCAGCAGGTGCGGAATTACTTGGAAACTCAGCTGCACAAGCATTATTTACCGCTGCAGGTTCACTTGGAGCAACTGCAAACCAGCTTTCTGCAATTACAGGTATCAACGAAACACTTCTTGGAGATTACTTCTTCTCACCAGTTAAACTAGACAGAAATGAAGTATTTTCAGTACCTGACTACGGATCCAATGTAGCACCATTTTATATTGTATTATCCATGTGGGTCGGTGCTTTAATTACATGTGTGATGATGGAACCTAAATCAAGCATAGGAACCAAATATTCCCCATTTGAAATGTATTCAGGTAAACTGTTAATTTATATAGTTATGAGCATTTTGCAGGCTTGTGTGACAATTATTGGAGCACATCTGCTAGGAGTTTATATAGACAATTATCCATTGTTTATATTTTCATCAATACTAGTATCGGCAGTGTTCATGATTCTGATATATTCGGTGATTTCGGCTATTGGAACTGTTGGAAAAGGTGCTATAGTAGTTCTTTTAGTTCTTCAAATTTCTGCAACAGGAGGAATATATCCAATAGAGATCATGCATAAATTTTTCCAAACATTATACCCATATATGCCAATGACTTATGCAATTAAACTGATACGGGAAGCACAGTTAGGTGTTGTCTGGTCAAATTACTGGCCGGCATTAGCTATTCTTTTAGCTATCGGAATACTGACAGTTATTGTTGCAATTGCAATTAAGGAAAAAGCGGATAAAAACTCCAAATACTTTGAGGAAAAATTGGAGGAAAGCGGATTATTTTAG
- a CDS encoding pectate lyase-like adhesive domain-containing protein — translation MKKKLLFILLVTCILFSVSGVFASDINETAIANDESDMNNLEAISNDENQLLGDTKDLAADADNGTFTALQLKINAAKEGSEINLTRDYKYNDDFKLTTGVFINKDITINGNGHVIDAMGKSRIFTINYGSGLSFYKVTLKNITFKNGNAKIYGGAILNFADLTIDNCYFTNNNAGTAGGAVNSLGALTLKNSKFNKNSAGGDAGAVFSLTLKKGPQFYANYFAGKNATEDVNLLLSIALQAALEHGKDTITNCVFTNNIANGRGGGAVYAFSHIDISSSTFNSNKAGEKGGAVFGCKDLFIKNSKFNKNQVTMYGGAVYFKCHEQSGHYENGTWVSSIKYYTNSIEGSTFANNVAGERGGAIYGFRTSDSDKVHCAKAVKCTFSDNKAPKGKDIYGGTVKNCVYKNTKITLKTATVKKSAKKLTLQATLKKGSSPLKGKQVTFKFNGKTYKAKTNSKGIAKVTIKQSILKKLKVGKTIKYQAKYSSFIAKKTAKVKK, via the coding sequence ATGAAAAAAAAGTTATTGTTTATTTTATTAGTTACCTGCATATTATTTAGTGTTTCAGGCGTTTTTGCTAGTGACATTAATGAAACTGCAATAGCTAATGATGAAAGTGACATGAACAATTTAGAAGCAATCAGTAACGATGAAAATCAACTTTTAGGAGATACCAAAGATTTAGCAGCCGATGCAGATAACGGAACATTCACTGCACTGCAATTGAAAATCAATGCTGCTAAAGAAGGAAGTGAAATAAATTTAACAAGAGATTACAAATATAACGATGATTTTAAACTTACTACTGGAGTTTTCATCAATAAAGACATAACAATCAACGGTAATGGCCATGTCATTGACGCAATGGGCAAATCAAGAATTTTTACTATCAACTATGGAAGCGGATTATCATTTTACAAAGTTACATTGAAAAATATCACATTTAAAAACGGTAACGCCAAAATTTATGGTGGTGCAATATTAAACTTTGCAGATTTAACAATAGATAACTGTTATTTCACAAACAATAATGCAGGTACCGCCGGAGGAGCTGTAAATTCCTTAGGAGCATTAACTTTAAAAAATTCAAAATTCAATAAGAATTCTGCGGGAGGAGATGCTGGAGCGGTTTTCTCACTAACCCTTAAAAAAGGCCCACAGTTCTATGCAAATTATTTTGCAGGTAAAAATGCAACTGAAGATGTTAACCTTCTTTTAAGTATTGCATTGCAAGCAGCTCTTGAACATGGAAAAGATACCATAACCAACTGTGTATTTACCAACAATATAGCTAACGGCCGTGGTGGAGGAGCAGTTTATGCATTCTCCCATATAGACATCAGTTCATCTACATTCAATTCAAATAAGGCCGGCGAAAAAGGTGGAGCAGTGTTTGGATGTAAAGATCTCTTTATTAAAAATTCAAAATTTAATAAAAATCAGGTCACAATGTATGGCGGAGCAGTCTATTTCAAATGCCATGAGCAATCAGGACATTATGAAAACGGAACCTGGGTTTCCAGCATTAAATATTACACAAATTCAATTGAAGGTTCCACTTTTGCAAACAATGTTGCAGGTGAAAGAGGAGGAGCAATCTACGGATTCAGAACTTCCGATTCAGATAAAGTTCATTGCGCTAAAGCTGTGAAATGTACTTTTAGCGACAATAAAGCACCTAAAGGTAAAGATATCTATGGTGGAACAGTTAAAAATTGTGTTTATAAAAATACAAAAATCACCTTAAAAACAGCGACAGTTAAAAAATCAGCTAAAAAACTAACCTTACAGGCAACACTCAAAAAAGGTTCATCACCACTTAAAGGCAAACAGGTTACTTTCAAATTTAATGGAAAAACCTATAAAGCAAAAACCAACTCCAAAGGTATTGCAAAAGTTACCATTAAACAAAGCATCCTGAAAAAGCTTAAAGTAGGAAAAACCATCAAATATCAAGCAAAATATAGTAGTTTTATTGCTAAAAAAACTGCAAAAGTTAAAAAGTAG
- a CDS encoding AarF/ABC1/UbiB kinase family protein encodes MDKETKQRLGEIRAALKKYGFDKILGQTAKNKIRPKDDDEADNLLLNDETPVKLRLMLQELGTTFIKLGQLLSTRPDVVGERIANELTNLQDDNPAITYEQVKEIVERELNGNIDELFEDFSHEHLATASIGQVHEAKLITGERVAVKIQKEGITDKIDLDLKILKFIAKRADRLNENIRKINLPGIMDEFDRSIHKEIDYNNEFMNMQRIEMNFIDDPNVHIPATYDKYCSSKVLTMEFIDGTKLNDVYESTSDEFDKKLLAKTVLDSYLQQLFIDGFFHGDPHPGNIMILEDNVLCYLDLGMMGFFDEKFKRDLSELMLLFVDQDVDGLINQLMYMDILDYDIDTATLRRDLNDLFGRYFGVQLNRFDGVLEALLNLMQEYGVILPNEVVTMARGLSMIEATANNLDPEIDVFASLKPVATQIAKQRLSPKRYIKNKKSSAILYGHMIQALPKLLTKTIHKIENEELQFRFEVDITDKVSLIALISALIISSSVVSFGPRVFDMPVISLIGYIMTLILSIIYIRKFVLK; translated from the coding sequence ATGGATAAGGAAACCAAACAACGTTTGGGTGAAATTAGAGCAGCCCTCAAAAAATATGGCTTCGACAAAATTTTAGGTCAAACAGCAAAAAATAAAATTCGTCCAAAAGATGATGATGAAGCAGATAACCTTTTATTAAATGATGAAACTCCAGTTAAACTAAGACTGATGCTTCAGGAATTAGGAACCACATTCATTAAATTAGGCCAACTGTTAAGTACAAGACCTGATGTTGTCGGTGAAAGAATAGCAAATGAATTAACCAACTTACAGGATGACAATCCTGCAATAACATACGAACAAGTCAAAGAAATTGTTGAAAGAGAACTTAACGGCAATATTGATGAACTGTTCGAGGACTTTTCTCATGAACACCTGGCAACTGCATCAATCGGCCAGGTCCATGAAGCCAAATTGATAACAGGTGAGCGAGTTGCAGTTAAAATCCAAAAAGAGGGAATTACAGATAAGATTGATCTTGACTTAAAGATATTGAAATTTATTGCCAAACGTGCAGACAGATTGAATGAAAATATTAGAAAAATAAACTTACCAGGAATAATGGATGAGTTTGACCGTTCCATTCACAAAGAAATTGATTACAATAATGAATTCATGAATATGCAACGCATTGAAATGAATTTTATTGACGACCCTAATGTACATATTCCTGCTACATATGACAAGTACTGCTCCTCAAAAGTTTTAACAATGGAGTTTATTGATGGTACAAAGTTGAATGATGTCTATGAAAGTACCAGTGATGAATTTGACAAGAAACTTTTAGCAAAAACTGTCCTTGATTCATATCTCCAGCAACTGTTCATTGACGGATTTTTCCATGGAGACCCTCATCCGGGCAACATCATGATTTTAGAAGATAATGTATTGTGTTATCTTGATTTGGGCATGATGGGATTCTTTGATGAAAAATTCAAACGTGACCTTTCCGAATTAATGCTTCTGTTTGTTGACCAGGACGTGGACGGACTTATAAATCAACTGATGTACATGGACATCCTTGATTATGACATTGATACAGCTACTTTAAGAAGAGATTTGAATGACCTGTTTGGAAGATACTTCGGCGTACAGTTAAATCGTTTCGATGGAGTCTTAGAAGCACTGCTTAACCTTATGCAAGAGTATGGAGTTATTCTCCCGAATGAAGTTGTTACAATGGCAAGAGGCCTGTCAATGATTGAAGCGACTGCAAACAACCTTGACCCTGAAATTGATGTATTTGCATCACTGAAACCTGTTGCAACCCAAATTGCAAAACAGAGACTCAGTCCAAAAAGATATATAAAAAACAAAAAAAGCAGTGCAATCCTTTATGGACACATGATTCAGGCATTGCCAAAGCTTCTTACAAAAACAATCCACAAGATTGAAAATGAAGAGCTGCAATTCCGATTTGAAGTAGACATTACCGACAAGGTTTCATTAATTGCATTAATCTCAGCACTTATAATCAGTTCTTCAGTTGTTTCTTTCGGACCAAGAGTATTTGATATGCCTGTAATCTCATTAATCGGCTATATAATGACATTAATACTAAGTATTATATACATTAGAAAATTTGTTTTGAAATAG
- the tfrB gene encoding fumarate reductase (CoM/CoB) subunit TfrB codes for MINVYVSRFNPETDMEPHMECYEIEQTPHMKVLDALQAINDKYDADISFRSSCRAGQCGSCGILFKGNGALACQKEIKDGAIIEPLRFPVIKDLIVDKSSIEAKVKDLELSLQCDHKCDELDTSITKADSQETKKVRSCIECYSCYSTCPVVNIATEEFGGPYLMRYVRKFESDPRDNFDRLKEALDEGLYKCTSCGKCLSVCPKNINTFGDAIEKMRAIAVANGSGPLPEHVAFKENILKTGRSIKTNETPFIEEAENYTGSKVAFFTGCMVDHKFPETGHKLVKILKENGIDIDVPEGQVCCGSPLLRTGQTDIVQDLVDKNKEVFKDYDTVITICSGCGATLKNNHPQFGSKLNVMDISEFLVDKLDESKLKEVNMTVTYHDPCHLGRGQGIKDEPRDIIEKIPGVEFKEMKYPCQCCGAGGGIKSGKPDIALDLSKSKAEMIKETGADAVVTICPFCELNLQDGLNAIGEEDIKAMHLLELLNKAYDE; via the coding sequence ATGATTAATGTATATGTTTCAAGATTTAACCCTGAAACTGATATGGAACCACATATGGAGTGTTATGAAATAGAACAAACCCCTCATATGAAAGTTCTTGACGCATTGCAGGCTATAAACGACAAGTATGATGCAGACATCAGTTTTAGAAGCTCTTGTAGAGCAGGCCAATGCGGGTCTTGTGGAATTTTATTTAAAGGAAATGGAGCTCTAGCCTGTCAGAAAGAAATAAAGGACGGGGCAATTATCGAACCGCTTAGATTCCCGGTCATTAAAGACCTGATTGTTGACAAATCAAGTATTGAGGCCAAAGTCAAAGATTTGGAATTATCCCTTCAATGTGACCATAAATGTGATGAACTTGATACAAGCATCACAAAGGCAGATTCTCAAGAAACCAAAAAGGTCAGAAGCTGTATTGAATGTTACTCATGTTATTCAACATGCCCTGTTGTAAATATCGCAACAGAAGAATTTGGCGGACCATACCTGATGAGATATGTTCGTAAATTTGAAAGTGACCCTAGAGATAACTTTGATAGACTTAAAGAAGCATTGGATGAAGGTTTATATAAATGTACCAGCTGCGGAAAATGTCTTTCAGTATGTCCTAAAAACATCAACACCTTTGGAGATGCAATAGAAAAAATGAGAGCTATTGCTGTTGCCAACGGTTCAGGACCTCTGCCTGAACATGTTGCATTTAAGGAAAACATCTTAAAAACCGGAAGGTCTATAAAAACCAATGAAACTCCATTTATTGAAGAAGCTGAAAACTATACCGGTTCAAAAGTGGCTTTCTTTACAGGTTGTATGGTAGACCACAAGTTTCCTGAAACCGGCCATAAGTTAGTAAAAATATTAAAAGAGAATGGAATTGACATTGATGTTCCTGAAGGTCAGGTGTGCTGCGGTTCACCGCTTTTAAGAACTGGCCAAACTGATATTGTTCAAGACCTTGTTGATAAAAATAAAGAGGTCTTTAAAGATTATGATACTGTAATTACCATATGTTCCGGCTGTGGAGCAACATTGAAGAATAATCATCCTCAGTTCGGTTCAAAATTAAATGTAATGGACATCAGCGAATTTTTAGTTGACAAACTGGACGAATCCAAACTAAAAGAAGTTAATATGACCGTTACATACCATGATCCTTGTCATCTGGGAAGAGGTCAGGGAATTAAAGATGAACCTCGTGATATTATTGAAAAAATTCCGGGTGTTGAATTTAAAGAAATGAAATATCCGTGCCAATGCTGCGGTGCAGGGGGAGGAATTAAATCCGGAAAACCTGACATTGCACTTGATTTATCAAAATCCAAAGCAGAAATGATTAAAGAAACCGGCGCTGATGCCGTTGTTACAATCTGCCCGTTCTGTGAATTGAATCTACAGGATGGTTTGAATGCAATTGGAGAAGAGGATATAAAAGCTATGCATCTTCTTGAATTATTAAATAAAGCTTACGATGAATGA
- a CDS encoding TrmJ/YjtD family RNA methyltransferase, whose translation MIKIGDTAVSEEKVVETAAMNSPEEKSKEKSEKKSTSTKKAKSKTQSRGTGRVKLVREKEDEEISLFKENIYIVFVECETPGNIGFLARTMANFGLKNLVLINPPTLTNEAFYQATHGKYIVENAKIYKSLDEFYQSQRIDFKVGSTGMAGGSYNLSRIPLRPEQLGKSLNVSNKIAILFGREGDGLTNKEIEDCDICVSIPTDPTYPIMNISHAAAIIFYELFKNRHDFGVVDLTESNEMEKDYLLKDMNSLIDTLDIPEHKKRNGKKTFRNIISRAFITGREAHTLKGILRRLNNKIGEQ comes from the coding sequence TTGATTAAAATAGGAGATACCGCTGTCAGTGAAGAAAAAGTAGTTGAAACAGCTGCAATGAATTCACCTGAAGAAAAATCCAAAGAAAAAAGTGAAAAAAAATCAACTTCCACAAAAAAAGCAAAATCAAAAACTCAGTCCAGAGGAACTGGTAGAGTCAAACTTGTACGTGAAAAAGAAGACGAGGAAATAAGTCTTTTTAAAGAAAATATATACATTGTTTTTGTTGAGTGTGAAACCCCCGGAAACATTGGTTTTCTTGCAAGAACCATGGCAAACTTCGGATTGAAAAATTTAGTCCTGATTAACCCGCCAACATTAACAAATGAAGCATTCTATCAGGCTACACATGGGAAATACATTGTAGAAAATGCAAAAATCTATAAATCACTTGATGAATTTTATCAGTCACAAAGAATTGATTTTAAAGTGGGATCAACAGGAATGGCCGGAGGAAGTTATAACCTTTCAAGAATCCCCTTAAGGCCAGAACAGCTTGGAAAATCATTGAATGTATCAAATAAGATAGCAATATTATTTGGAAGAGAAGGTGACGGACTTACAAATAAGGAAATCGAAGACTGCGATATTTGCGTGTCCATACCAACAGACCCTACATATCCTATCATGAACATTTCACATGCCGCTGCAATAATATTTTATGAACTGTTTAAAAACAGACATGATTTCGGAGTGGTAGACCTTACTGAAAGCAATGAAATGGAAAAAGATTATCTTCTAAAAGATATGAATTCACTGATCGATACATTGGACATTCCTGAGCATAAGAAAAGAAACGGTAAAAAAACCTTTAGAAATATTATTTCAAGAGCATTTATTACCGGCAGAGAAGCCCATACATTAAAAGGAATTTTAAGAAGATTGAATAATAAAATTGGTGAACAATGA
- a CDS encoding 4Fe-4S binding protein → MRRPRFADISIFTLKYIFNWRFWIAEITKKSKIYRKVIDKMLFEEDEIVIVPNTININKKIESEGSEFLPTQIIKEVIKRCDDIVIMNSCLCRSSNNCQDYPHDIGCIFLGPTTRKIPEHIGKKATVEEALAHVDLADAAGLSHIIGRNKIDSVWMNIRPRKGLLTICHCCPCCCLWKVYPNLDDSISDKLEKLDGVTVKLHEDKCKMCKKCLDEVCMFKAISLKDNKISIDFDNCKGCGLCVNTCKFNAITIDYTDKTIDNVVNRIDTLLEIRDF, encoded by the coding sequence ATGAGGCGACCTAGATTTGCAGACATAAGTATATTTACCCTAAAATATATCTTCAATTGGAGATTTTGGATAGCGGAAATAACTAAAAAATCAAAAATATATAGAAAAGTAATTGATAAAATGCTTTTCGAAGAGGATGAAATCGTTATTGTGCCAAATACGATTAATATTAATAAAAAGATAGAATCAGAAGGCTCAGAGTTCTTGCCTACTCAGATTATCAAAGAAGTCATCAAAAGATGTGACGATATTGTTATTATGAACAGCTGTCTTTGCAGATCATCAAACAACTGTCAGGATTACCCTCATGACATCGGATGCATTTTCCTCGGCCCTACAACCAGAAAAATTCCAGAACACATCGGTAAAAAAGCAACTGTTGAAGAAGCACTTGCCCATGTTGACCTTGCCGATGCAGCAGGCCTAAGCCATATTATAGGAAGAAATAAAATAGATTCAGTCTGGATGAATATAAGGCCTAGAAAAGGACTTCTAACAATTTGCCACTGCTGTCCGTGCTGCTGTCTTTGGAAAGTTTATCCAAACCTTGATGACTCAATCAGCGACAAACTGGAAAAACTGGACGGTGTTACAGTCAAGCTTCATGAGGACAAGTGTAAAATGTGTAAGAAATGTCTTGATGAAGTCTGCATGTTTAAGGCAATCAGTTTAAAAGACAATAAGATATCTATTGATTTTGACAATTGCAAAGGTTGCGGATTATGCGTAAATACATGTAAATTCAATGCAATTACAATTGATTACACTGACAAGACTATTGATAATGTTGTCAACAGAATTGACACTCTTTTAGAGATAAGAGATTTTTAA
- the dcd gene encoding dCTP deaminase, producing the protein MAILSDKDIKKYLEEGKLEIEPILDEKQIQPSSVDMRLGDEFKVFKVIRKPYIDPKDEEDISSYMESTTVDKGEAFIIHPNEFALATTLEYVKIPDDLVARVEGRSSMGRLGVTMHVTAGFIDPGFEGRITLEISNIGAMPVALYPGQRVCQIVFETMTSPSEIPYGHPDRKSKYMGQTRPESSRVKLDYELEK; encoded by the coding sequence ATGGCGATTTTAAGCGATAAAGATATAAAGAAATATTTAGAAGAAGGTAAACTTGAAATTGAACCTATTCTAGATGAAAAACAAATACAGCCATCTTCAGTCGATATGAGATTAGGAGATGAATTTAAAGTATTTAAAGTTATAAGAAAACCTTATATTGATCCTAAAGATGAAGAAGACATTTCATCTTATATGGAATCAACAACCGTTGATAAAGGTGAAGCTTTTATAATTCACCCTAATGAATTCGCCCTGGCAACTACATTGGAATACGTTAAAATTCCTGATGACCTGGTTGCAAGAGTTGAAGGCCGTTCAAGTATGGGGAGATTAGGAGTAACAATGCACGTTACTGCAGGATTTATCGACCCTGGTTTTGAAGGCAGAATAACATTAGAAATATCCAACATCGGCGCAATGCCTGTAGCACTCTATCCCGGCCAGAGAGTCTGTCAGATTGTTTTTGAAACAATGACATCCCCATCCGAAATACCATATGGACACCCGGATAGAAAAAGTAAGTATATGGGTCAAACTCGCCCTGAAAGCAGTAGAGTTAAATTAGATTACGAATTAGAAAAATAA